A single genomic interval of Chryseobacterium paludis harbors:
- a CDS encoding T9SS type A sorting domain-containing protein: protein MRKLYISAFFLCNYLGVSAQHVLWQKDIKSSTQDFLSQVTTTIDQQYLITGNAIQASKLQTEGKQNNGYDFHLVKLNQQGDQVWEKYFAGNNHDYLSATVATQDGGFLLSGTTYSSKGLDKKENSKGGSDIWVIRINEFGDELWQKTLGTSADEEARVVIQTTDLGFFVAGNVQNSFKGYGSKDILIIKLDKNGKEISQLVLGGRGLDEVEKMIPTKDGGALLGIYSRSSANGSKQTENFGEGDYWIIKLDKSGKVEWEKNYGGKGDDHLRTLGLTSNGYIIGGESRSERSGNKTVGIEEGTDVWLISLNERGDEEWQKSYNFKNRDILMGMSVIHSAEDKTKGILLGGYTQAEGRIEAEDETFWILYIDQAGNEQWRKHVSGESRQREERLSDLKFNRDGSIILAGTSATELGKENWKIVKLGDKQVNQLIEKQDIKIYPNPVSDYTYVEIGFDFKEAEINLYDMGGRQLQNLKTKNSVTKINTQSLVQGAYLVTVKTNTNKTANSKIIKK, encoded by the coding sequence ATGCGAAAACTCTATATAAGTGCATTTTTCTTATGCAATTATTTGGGAGTATCTGCCCAGCATGTTTTATGGCAAAAAGATATTAAATCCAGTACACAGGATTTCCTAAGCCAAGTGACTACGACAATCGATCAGCAATATTTAATTACGGGAAATGCCATTCAGGCATCTAAACTTCAGACAGAAGGTAAACAAAATAACGGGTACGATTTCCACTTAGTGAAACTAAACCAGCAGGGAGATCAGGTTTGGGAGAAATACTTTGCAGGAAATAATCATGATTATTTATCCGCTACAGTAGCTACGCAGGATGGAGGATTCCTTCTTTCAGGAACCACTTATTCTTCAAAAGGATTAGATAAAAAAGAAAATTCTAAGGGTGGATCAGATATCTGGGTGATCAGAATCAATGAATTTGGTGATGAATTATGGCAGAAAACGTTAGGGACTTCTGCTGATGAAGAAGCGAGAGTTGTTATTCAAACAACAGATCTTGGATTTTTTGTAGCAGGTAATGTTCAAAACTCATTTAAAGGTTACGGATCAAAGGATATTTTAATCATCAAACTTGATAAAAACGGAAAAGAGATTTCACAACTTGTTTTAGGTGGAAGAGGTTTAGATGAGGTAGAAAAAATGATACCTACGAAGGATGGTGGAGCATTATTAGGGATTTATTCCAGAAGTAGTGCTAATGGATCAAAACAAACTGAAAACTTTGGAGAAGGCGATTACTGGATCATCAAACTGGATAAATCTGGAAAAGTAGAATGGGAAAAGAACTATGGTGGAAAAGGAGATGATCATTTAAGAACACTCGGTTTAACTTCAAACGGATATATCATTGGTGGAGAATCAAGATCTGAAAGATCAGGAAATAAAACCGTAGGAATAGAGGAAGGAACCGATGTTTGGTTAATTTCTTTAAATGAAAGAGGCGATGAAGAGTGGCAAAAATCTTACAATTTTAAGAATAGAGATATCTTAATGGGGATGAGTGTTATTCATTCTGCAGAAGATAAAACAAAAGGAATTCTGTTAGGTGGTTATACTCAGGCCGAAGGAAGAATAGAAGCTGAGGATGAGACCTTTTGGATCTTATACATAGACCAAGCTGGAAACGAACAGTGGAGAAAACATGTGAGTGGGGAGTCAAGACAGAGAGAAGAGAGACTTTCGGATTTGAAATTTAATAGAGATGGTTCCATAATTTTAGCTGGAACTAGTGCAACAGAACTCGGAAAGGAAAACTGGAAGATTGTAAAGCTAGGGGATAAACAAGTTAATCAACTGATAGAAAAACAAGATATCAAGATTTATCCAAACCCAGTATCAGATTATACTTATGTAGAAATTGGCTTTGATTTTAAAGAAGCGGAGATCAATCTATATGATATGGGTGGAAGGCAGCTACAAAACTTAAAAACGAAGAATAGTGTTACTAAAATCAATACCCAGTCACTGGTACAGGGAGCATATTTGGTAACAGTAAAAACCAATACAAATAAAACTGCAAATTCTAAAATTATTAAAAAGTAA
- a CDS encoding transposase — protein MNRICSNMKLKEGEINNMYQQDTLETKVLLKWCKLLEYDFFRFFSQHLILFTSPMGANYNRPTDSVLPQFRKNLYTKEVIFYILEIIESNEKTQLEVINDYKIPKSTLRRWMTKYKIR, from the coding sequence ATGAATAGAATATGTAGCAATATGAAGCTTAAGGAAGGGGAAATTAATAATATGTATCAGCAGGATACATTAGAGACAAAAGTCTTGTTGAAATGGTGTAAGCTTCTAGAATACGATTTTTTCCGTTTTTTTTCGCAGCACCTCATACTATTTACCTCTCCCATGGGAGCGAATTATAACAGGCCGACTGATTCTGTATTACCGCAGTTCAGGAAAAACCTTTATACGAAGGAAGTGATATTTTACATACTCGAAATAATTGAAAGCAATGAAAAAACGCAACTTGAAGTGATCAATGATTACAAGATCCCTAAATCGACATTACGCAGATGGATGACTAAATATAAGATCCGGTAA
- a CDS encoding bacteriocin-like protein: protein MKNLKKLNKAELKTIVGGADCTRLCFVNDKLTCVPYNSCGGPGLEP from the coding sequence ATGAAAAATTTGAAAAAGCTTAATAAAGCAGAATTAAAAACAATTGTTGGAGGAGCAGATTGTACTAGGTTATGTTTTGTAAATGATAAATTAACATGCGTTCCATATAACTCATGTGGTGGTCCTGGACTTGAGCCATAA
- a CDS encoding response regulator transcription factor, which yields MSSANPSINEILDQTFSGELDPKMSLEKYRHVAFIFSVLQNSTAILTDLKSQKNYIYHGALSEYLGIGERMTSEISDHLWKESVLNNIHPEDLKSKQTMELQLFHFLKNKPLDERLNYYLIMRIRVRAKNKEYVPLELKVFYASSQDSIQLVLYLYSFTSVNNPEISSSGTILDSSNGKTFSSTDFRLKNILSKREIEVLKEIASGSKSQRISEKLYISKNTVDRHRQNIIEKLNVKNSTEACHAATLMGII from the coding sequence ATGAGTTCAGCTAATCCATCCATCAACGAAATACTCGACCAGACATTTAGCGGTGAACTTGATCCAAAGATGTCCCTTGAAAAGTATAGACATGTTGCTTTTATTTTCTCTGTTCTACAAAATTCGACAGCAATCCTTACAGATTTAAAATCACAAAAGAATTATATCTATCATGGCGCACTCTCAGAATACCTAGGCATAGGAGAAAGAATGACATCTGAAATTTCAGATCACCTCTGGAAAGAAAGCGTTTTGAATAACATCCACCCAGAGGATTTGAAATCCAAGCAGACAATGGAACTCCAATTGTTTCATTTCTTAAAAAACAAACCTTTGGATGAACGTTTAAACTATTATCTTATAATGAGAATCCGAGTGAGGGCAAAGAATAAGGAATATGTTCCTCTAGAACTTAAAGTATTTTACGCATCGTCCCAAGATAGTATTCAGCTCGTTTTATACCTGTACAGTTTTACTTCTGTCAACAACCCAGAGATAAGTTCATCCGGTACAATCCTTGACTCAAGCAACGGTAAGACATTTTCAAGCACAGACTTTCGCCTGAAAAACATTCTCTCAAAACGTGAAATCGAAGTTTTGAAAGAAATCGCCAGTGGCAGTAAGAGTCAAAGAATCTCAGAGAAACTTTATATCAGTAAAAATACCGTTGACCGTCACAGGCAAAATATAATCGAAAAATTAAACGTAAAAAATTCTACTGAAGCTTGTCATGCAGCAACTCTGATGGGTATTATTTAA
- a CDS encoding DUF5977 domain-containing protein: MKKEKINLASLRNTLGTYLFIPALCLSHSYKGQDQFNSNSQITQSVLDASSFSTGNTGSVDISIPITNISIENFNIDVKLKHNSTGVKINRDADLFGVNWDINAVGLISREIKGLPDELPQMVILESNLGGCTKLSQMQNVGYFYNRDRVKNFLPAYEAGYPNIPLSVSADLTTNGLSSHFFKPPRFFTPPTDDPGLLKDYEPDVFTVIIPGYKAFKFFFDLDKKIVISSDDNYRISHVEQDGEIASFEVIDKNGTKFKFSNKEKRKLSNLKTEFENAGILENKDISASIETPPVLGLLCAGYDQSHVDNFKKQYTKSWYLDLITNTHEETISFTYKNLELYSITPAYGKKPYTSDYIIYPNNEDYGYITWEYSPFGGSYPVSHFRFLQSALVTTTPIIKSISNKDKIVYLNEGNLREDIFNNTYTQYKEIKSIDVWTYTGPRLLLGLDYFFTYFPNSIPDTFKKIQTFDFDYFYSFSNGGSNSAKYAYANKRLFLNSITQKVGDEGIIKYYLTYNGDLNVLPDKQTTKRDLWNYYKENPELNFFHKLYYYPDDGRNNVDLGPVSFYPRQSYTGSEVSILNYYSNYPLRPGYFGDKTPDFNNTSIGSLKSIMTSMGGVTNFIYEPNYIQYYGVKRPSGGIRIKSIENVESGKKNITDFYYGQNSNGVGHVYMNTGINRLTYNPDNTTRFDQNAPHFSDFIKLNFLDEASTITYYDEVKKVKNDENGNSKGYTVSKYSLFKDNNHTGFQLGNVFYKSNIFSSYSLIYHHSQNQNMVYYTNNTKDYYPFNEKEDFSEINGYLLNEKTYDSSNVLLKENNYTYDLKVQEYKFLKDDNTGWQPAGSLYKLRKYDYLLQNTLNKDYFNNNTVTTNTTNTYNQLNLLKKVSTVFPDNSIFSNELKYCYETDNSFVSLNRLSEICEEKETKNNKSTIVKYLYKNLNRPKLFIGTDVMGSFYTYYGSDSENVLYTTQTSLNGTTFKDGVKINTLGEFRNVLETEANTVPETTIYGYHQNLPIAKIKGASYNQVLMAFNLDPANYEDYLNLDIIKKSNLDVDIPTEGALIAALDTFRSNAQLKNYEITTYTYDPGIGVTSMTLPNGIREYYKYDLANRLSKILDKDNNFIKEIKYGNAPIKFYNRKITRILSRNNCNAYSEDGGQYSYVVPQYTYSSVISQADADQQAENEINTTGQSQANASLPCTPKTICTLSFANNFIRRSHPSVPEIYKLPNAPKVYFDFSFSGYPINADYWSSYVTVGYVSGCITKPDYFLYEEVPGGLFGNTPANRTWQIGISTAGEIRAKIVSGSVGNNSYNAIKFQFSSEQQ, encoded by the coding sequence ATGAAGAAAGAAAAAATCAATCTGGCGAGCCTACGAAATACACTCGGTACTTATTTGTTTATTCCCGCATTATGCTTGTCTCATTCTTATAAAGGTCAGGATCAATTTAATAGTAATAGTCAGATCACACAATCGGTACTGGATGCCTCAAGTTTTTCAACAGGAAATACAGGAAGTGTGGATATTTCAATACCGATTACAAATATTTCCATTGAAAATTTTAATATAGATGTTAAGCTTAAGCATAACTCTACCGGAGTAAAAATAAACAGAGATGCCGATCTGTTCGGAGTAAACTGGGATATTAATGCAGTAGGGTTGATTTCAAGGGAAATTAAAGGTTTGCCTGATGAGCTGCCCCAAATGGTTATTTTAGAAAGTAATCTAGGAGGATGTACTAAACTCAGTCAGATGCAGAATGTAGGATATTTTTACAATAGAGACAGAGTTAAAAACTTTCTTCCTGCTTATGAGGCCGGTTATCCCAATATCCCATTATCAGTGTCAGCTGATCTTACTACCAACGGATTATCTTCGCATTTTTTTAAACCACCTAGATTTTTTACTCCTCCTACGGATGACCCTGGACTTCTTAAAGATTATGAACCGGATGTTTTTACGGTCATAATTCCAGGATATAAAGCCTTCAAATTTTTCTTCGATCTTGATAAGAAGATTGTGATCAGCTCTGATGATAATTATAGAATAAGTCATGTAGAACAGGATGGAGAGATAGCTTCATTCGAAGTTATTGATAAAAACGGGACAAAGTTTAAATTCAGTAATAAAGAAAAACGTAAGCTAAGCAACCTAAAGACAGAGTTTGAAAATGCAGGGATTTTAGAAAATAAAGATATTTCAGCTTCTATAGAAACACCTCCTGTTTTAGGCCTTTTATGTGCAGGGTATGATCAGTCACATGTTGATAATTTTAAAAAGCAATACACTAAATCATGGTATCTGGATCTTATTACCAATACTCATGAGGAGACTATATCTTTTACCTATAAAAATCTTGAGCTTTACTCAATCACTCCTGCTTACGGTAAAAAACCCTACACATCCGATTATATAATTTATCCTAATAACGAAGACTACGGTTACATAACGTGGGAATATTCTCCGTTTGGAGGAAGCTATCCTGTATCGCATTTTAGATTTTTACAATCTGCACTGGTGACAACTACACCAATTATTAAATCTATAAGTAATAAGGATAAAATTGTTTATCTTAATGAGGGAAACTTAAGAGAAGATATATTTAATAATACATATACACAATATAAAGAAATTAAAAGTATTGATGTTTGGACTTATACTGGTCCTAGATTATTACTAGGGCTTGATTACTTCTTTACATATTTTCCAAATTCAATTCCAGATACTTTTAAAAAAATACAGACTTTTGACTTTGATTACTTTTATTCATTTTCAAATGGAGGGAGCAACAGTGCTAAATATGCATATGCCAACAAAAGGCTGTTTCTTAATTCCATCACTCAAAAGGTTGGAGACGAAGGTATTATTAAATATTATCTAACCTATAATGGGGATCTGAATGTATTACCGGATAAACAGACTACAAAGAGGGACTTATGGAATTATTATAAAGAAAATCCAGAATTAAATTTTTTTCATAAATTATATTATTATCCGGATGATGGGAGAAATAATGTTGATTTAGGTCCTGTTTCATTCTATCCGAGGCAGAGTTATACAGGATCTGAAGTCTCTATTTTAAATTATTATTCAAATTATCCTTTGAGGCCCGGTTACTTTGGAGATAAGACTCCTGACTTCAATAATACAAGTATTGGGTCGTTAAAAAGTATTATGACGAGTATGGGTGGGGTAACCAACTTTATTTATGAGCCCAATTATATTCAGTATTATGGAGTAAAAAGGCCTTCAGGAGGAATTCGTATCAAATCAATTGAGAATGTAGAATCAGGTAAAAAGAACATAACCGATTTTTATTATGGTCAGAATAGCAATGGAGTAGGACATGTTTATATGAATACCGGAATTAACAGGCTAACTTATAACCCTGATAATACTACAAGATTTGATCAGAATGCACCTCATTTTAGTGACTTTATAAAACTTAATTTCTTAGATGAAGCATCTACTATTACCTACTATGATGAAGTAAAAAAGGTGAAGAACGATGAAAATGGAAACTCCAAAGGATATACGGTTTCAAAGTACAGTTTATTTAAGGATAATAACCATACAGGCTTTCAATTGGGAAATGTATTTTATAAGTCAAATATTTTTTCGAGTTATAGTCTAATATACCATCATTCCCAGAACCAAAACATGGTGTATTATACCAATAATACCAAAGATTATTATCCTTTCAATGAAAAAGAAGATTTTTCAGAAATCAACGGATATTTATTAAATGAGAAGACATATGATAGCAGTAATGTACTACTAAAAGAAAATAATTATACCTATGATCTAAAAGTACAGGAATATAAATTTTTGAAAGATGATAACACTGGATGGCAGCCGGCTGGATCATTGTATAAGCTTCGAAAATACGATTACTTATTGCAGAATACTCTTAATAAAGACTATTTCAATAATAATACTGTGACAACCAATACTACAAATACATACAATCAGCTAAATCTATTGAAAAAAGTATCGACTGTTTTTCCTGATAACAGTATTTTTTCAAACGAACTTAAGTACTGCTACGAAACAGATAATTCATTTGTATCATTGAACAGGCTTTCAGAAATATGTGAAGAGAAAGAAACTAAAAATAATAAATCTACTATTGTTAAGTATTTATATAAGAATTTAAATAGGCCAAAATTATTTATTGGAACAGATGTTATGGGCAGCTTTTACACCTATTACGGATCTGATTCTGAAAATGTGCTATACACGACTCAGACATCTCTGAATGGGACGACGTTTAAAGATGGTGTTAAAATTAATACGCTCGGAGAATTTAGAAATGTATTAGAAACTGAAGCGAACACAGTTCCGGAAACTACAATTTACGGATATCATCAAAACCTTCCAATTGCAAAAATTAAAGGGGCTTCTTATAATCAGGTCCTTATGGCTTTCAATCTGGATCCGGCTAATTATGAAGATTATCTAAATCTTGATATTATTAAAAAATCAAATCTAGATGTTGATATACCAACAGAAGGCGCATTAATAGCCGCACTAGATACCTTCAGAAGTAATGCACAATTGAAAAACTATGAAATTACAACATATACTTATGATCCAGGAATAGGAGTAACGTCTATGACCTTACCCAATGGCATTAGAGAATATTACAAATATGATCTAGCCAATAGGTTATCGAAGATACTGGACAAAGACAATAACTTTATAAAAGAAATAAAATATGGAAATGCGCCGATAAAATTTTATAATCGTAAAATAACCAGGATTTTGTCACGTAATAATTGTAATGCTTATAGCGAAGATGGTGGACAGTATAGTTATGTTGTTCCACAATATACATATTCTTCAGTCATAAGCCAGGCCGATGCAGATCAACAGGCCGAAAATGAAATCAATACCACAGGGCAAAGTCAAGCGAATGCCAGTTTGCCATGTACACCTAAAACGATATGTACGTTATCTTTTGCGAATAATTTTATCCGTAGATCTCACCCTTCAGTCCCAGAAATATATAAATTACCTAATGCTCCAAAGGTATATTTTGATTTTTCATTCTCTGGATATCCTATCAATGCCGACTATTGGAGTAGTTATGTTACTGTAGGATATGTGTCCGGCTGTATTACTAAACCAGACTATTTTCTATATGAAGAGGTTCCGGGAGGTTTATTTGGCAATACACCTGCTAACCGTACATGGCAGATTGGAATTTCAACAGCCGGAGAGATCAGGGCTAAGATAGTGTCAGGATCAGTAGGTAATAATTCATATAACGCTATTAAGTTTCAATTTTCTAGTGAACAACAATAA
- a CDS encoding helix-turn-helix domain-containing protein, with product MPDYKRIYTDILNTRFQHKKKDCESLLNKETLSHLDVIDLNTIIFGAVTAESWKFNKRHRFYNQNTIMEILQYQKKNKLSNTQLANHYKLSRNTVARWKKLFAI from the coding sequence ATGCCCGATTACAAAAGAATTTATACTGATATTCTGAACACCAGGTTTCAACATAAAAAGAAAGACTGCGAAAGCTTATTGAATAAAGAAACATTATCACATCTAGATGTGATAGACCTTAACACGATCATATTTGGGGCCGTCACTGCAGAAAGTTGGAAGTTTAATAAAAGGCATCGTTTTTATAATCAGAATACCATTATGGAAATACTTCAATACCAAAAAAAAAACAAATTAAGTAATACACAATTAGCTAACCATTACAAATTAAGTAGAAATACGGTAGCTCGATGGAAAAAGCTATTTGCCATATAA
- a CDS encoding Crp/Fnr family transcriptional regulator, protein MVPIKIKKKHYFLKEGQINEYAGFVVKGALRLFSMDENGTDHILQFYIEDWWAVNMKSYMSRKPSDFFIEANENSELFAVPRDKFEVILEIPAFKEMFWYINQNHHIATQRRRDHAIHLSALKRYENFSLLYPQLVRRFPTSQIASYLGITRETLTRVRKGLSN, encoded by the coding sequence ATGGTGCCAATAAAAATAAAAAAGAAACATTATTTTCTTAAAGAAGGGCAGATCAATGAATATGCTGGATTCGTAGTCAAGGGAGCGTTACGTCTGTTCAGTATGGATGAGAATGGTACCGATCATATCCTCCAGTTTTATATTGAGGACTGGTGGGCAGTCAACATGAAGAGCTACATGAGCCGGAAGCCGTCCGATTTTTTTATTGAGGCCAATGAGAATTCTGAACTATTTGCTGTACCGCGAGATAAATTCGAGGTGATCCTGGAGATTCCTGCTTTTAAGGAAATGTTCTGGTATATCAATCAAAATCATCATATTGCCACGCAAAGGCGTAGGGATCATGCGATACATCTCAGCGCATTGAAACGATATGAAAACTTTTCGCTTTTGTACCCTCAGCTGGTTCGAAGATTTCCTACTAGTCAAATTGCCTCATACCTTGGCATAACCCGGGAAACATTGACCAGGGTCCGAAAAGGTCTGTCAAATTGA